CCTTCGTTCTCAATATCAATCCAGTTATACACAGGGCCATCCGGCTCATTACTGTCTTTCCAGGTATAACCCCAGTTATCAGGACCACCTTGTCCGGCAAAAGTGCCTGCAGCACTTAAAAGGCAAAAGATCAGTGTAAAGAGTTGTTTCATCGTGGTAAGATTTTGAAGGGTGAATTGCTGTCTGCAATTTATATTTTGTTTGGCAGAACAAAAAGGGAATACGAAAAATATTAAGCTGCAATCAGCTTGTATTTCATATGAAAGATCTTGCTGATTTAATCACTGTTGCAATTCGGTTGGGGTAATTTTCAGTGTGCGCAACGCAAATCTGCTAATCCCAAAATCAGATTATCTTCGCCGCATGCAACCCATCATAGCACCTTCTATACTGTCAGCTGATTTTGGCCGGCTGAAGGATGAGATTGAAATGATCAACAATAGCGCAGCAGACTGGATCCATTGTGATGTGATGGACGGACGGTTTGTGCCCAACATCTCCTTTGGATTTCCGGTTTTGAGAGCTGTAAAAAAATCAGCGAGGAAACCACTTGATGTACACCTCATGATACTGGAACCGGAAAAGTATATTGATGCATTCAGGAAAGCGGGGGCGGATATACTGAGCATTCACATTGAAGCATCTCCGCATCTGCACCGTACTATTCAACAAATCAGGGAAGCTGGTATGCAGGCCGGCGTGGCCATCAATCCTCATACTGCCGTTGCACAGCTGGAAGATATTATTGCGGACATAGATGTGGTTTGCCTGATGAGTGTAAATCCCGGTTTCGGCGGGCAGCAGTTTATTCAGCATACTTATAAAAAAATACAACAGCTCAAGAGCCTGATCGCCGACAGCCGCTCGAATGCAAAAATTGAAATTGATGGTGGTGTTGATTTACAGAATGCCGCATTGCTGCTGCGGGCAGGTGCTTCAATCCTGGTGGCAGGTAACACGGTATTCAGCTCAGCCGACCCAAAGGCTACTATTACTGCGCTGAAAAACACTGTCATAAATACTTCTGCGGCCTGACCGTCGTTTCCCTGACAATGATGAGATACCTACTTGTGTTTTTGCTGGCAGCTTTTTTTCCGAGG
Above is a genomic segment from Chitinophagales bacterium containing:
- the rpe gene encoding ribulose-phosphate 3-epimerase codes for the protein MQPIIAPSILSADFGRLKDEIEMINNSAADWIHCDVMDGRFVPNISFGFPVLRAVKKSARKPLDVHLMILEPEKYIDAFRKAGADILSIHIEASPHLHRTIQQIREAGMQAGVAINPHTAVAQLEDIIADIDVVCLMSVNPGFGGQQFIQHTYKKIQQLKSLIADSRSNAKIEIDGGVDLQNAALLLRAGASILVAGNTVFSSADPKATITALKNTVINTSAA